A genomic region of Pseudomonas sp. MPC6 contains the following coding sequences:
- the aroQ gene encoding type II 3-dehydroquinate dehydratase — MPPIVLVLNGPNLNLLGTREPATYGHETLADVSALCARAAEEFGLAVEFRQTNHEGELLDWIHAARGRCAGIVINPAAWTHTSVAIRDALVASELPVIEVHLSNVHAREPFRHHSFVSAIATAVMAGFGSHGYRLALEHFSLRLKG; from the coding sequence ATGCCCCCTATCGTCCTGGTGCTCAACGGCCCCAACCTGAACCTGCTCGGTACCCGTGAACCGGCGACATACGGTCACGAAACCCTGGCCGATGTTTCGGCATTGTGCGCACGGGCCGCCGAAGAGTTCGGTCTGGCGGTGGAGTTTCGCCAGACCAATCATGAAGGCGAACTGCTGGACTGGATTCACGCCGCCCGCGGCCGTTGCGCTGGAATCGTCATCAACCCGGCGGCCTGGACCCACACCTCGGTGGCGATCCGCGATGCCCTGGTCGCCAGCGAGCTGCCGGTGATCGAAGTCCACCTGTCCAACGTCCATGCCCGCGAGCCATTCCGCCACCACAGCTTCGTTTCAGCCATTGCCACCGCAGTCATGGCCGGTTTCGGCAGCCACGGTTATCGCCTGGCGCTGGAACATTTCAGCCTGCGTTTGAAGGGGTGA